Below is a genomic region from Bacillus thermozeamaize.
CATGCAACAGGAAGTTCAGAACCTTACCGTTTGCAAGCCAGTGGACCATTGCTGAGGAAGTCCGGGGTTTTCATGCAATCGTTTGCAATATACATACCTCCATCGGTCAGTCCTCAGAATCGGTTTTACACTGCGCTTCAGATGATCGATTTGTTTTACCGGCAGATTGTCAAGGATGGCACAGAATGGACACCCTTCCGCACAGCTATCGATTTGGAACGGGCCAGTCGGCATGGCAAACGGGTCGCCATGCTGACGCTGGAAGGAGCTGATGCCGTTCAGGGTGATCTGTTGCATTTGCGGACGTTGCACCGTCTGGGGGTTCGGGTCGCAGGGTTAACTTGGAACTTTCGGAATGAGGTGGCAGACGGAGTGGCCGAACCGCATCCGGGTGGATTGTCCGCATTTGGACGACAATTTGTTGAAGAAGCCAGTCGGTATGGCATGTTGCTGGATGTTTCCCACCTCTCGGAAGCCAGTTTTTGGGATCTTCTGGCGATTCATCATCATCCAGTCATTGCCTCCCATTCCAACATTTTTGAAATCAGGAATCATCCGCGAAATCTCAAGCAGGAACAAGTGAAAGCCATTTATGCGACAGGTGGCTGTATCGGGTTGACGTTTGTCGGGGACTTTGTCAGTGATCGTCAACCGGCTTCGATCGATGATTTGCTCAAGCATCTGGAACGCTGCTGCGAATGGGGGGGCGTGCGGCAAACCGGCTTCGGTTCTGACTTCGATGGCAGTGATCGCCTGCTCACTGGGCTGGAACACGCGGGTCAGCTGGATCAACTGGTGGAAGCGCTGCTGAAACGTTACAAGGAAGAGGAGGTTAGGGGATTTATGGGTGAAAATTGGTTGCGGCTGTTCCGCACGTTTTTTACGGACCCGCCTCTAGCCGATGAACGGGCGCAACGGCATTTGCTTGCTTGAAAAACCGTACTGTTTGTGGAATAATGAGCTTTAAAGAGAAACTAGAAATGACAAGTTAATGAACATTTTTTTACATTCTTATGGCGGTAGCACCATGTTCTTCCCTTCTTAAACGTTGCTTGTTCCATGATCTTGTCTAGGCAAAGGGGCACACTTTTGTTAGGTGTCGGTATTGGATGAATGTGAAGGGGTGCAAAAAAGAGATGATCGATCAGTTATCGTGGAAAGTGGGCGGCCAACAAGGCGAAGGAATTGACAGCACAGGAGAGATTTTTGCTGCAGCGTTGAATCGTCAGGGGTATTATCTTTACGGGTACCGTCACTTTTCTTCCCGGATCAAAGGAGGACACACGAACAGCAAAATCCGTGTCAGCACTCGCCTGATTCGTTCCATTTCGGATGATCTGGACATTCTGGTCGCGTTTGACCAAGAGACGATTGACGTGAACCATCATGAGTTGCGGCAGGGTGGGGTGATCATAGCTGACGCCAAGTTTTCACCCAAGCTCCCAGAAAATGCCATTCCGGGCATTCGCCTATATGCAGTGCCGCTGACCGAAATTGCAGAACAGCACGGAACCTCGCTGATGAAAAATATGGTTGCGGTGGGGGCATCGAGTGCGTTGCTGGGCCTGGATCCAGAGATTTTTCGTGAAGTCCTGGAGGGCCTTTTTTCGCGTAAAGGTAAACAAGTGGTTGAAAATAATATGCAGGCATTGCTTGAGGGTGCCGCCTTTATCAAGGAACATGCCTCTGATGTGCTCGGGGAGTTTAAGCTCCAACCAGGGGACGGTAAGAGGCGCCTTTTTATGATCGGAAATGACGCGATCTCTCTTGGCGCCATCGCTGCTGGGTGCCGGATCATGGCAGCCTATCCGATTACGCCGGCTTCGGATATCATGGAATACCTGGCGAAAAAGTTGCCGAAGTTCGGTGGCACGGTGATTCAAACCGAAGATGAGATCGCGGCAATGAATCTGGTCATCGGCGCTGCATACGCAGGGGTTCGGGCGATGACAGCTTCAGCCGGTCCGGGCTTGTCGCTGAAGACGGAGGCGATTGGACTGGCCGGGATGACCGAGACGCCGGTCGTCATTGTGGATACCCAGCGGGGCGGACCCAGCACTGGCTTGCCGACAAAGACGGAGCAGTCGGATATCAACGCGATGATTTATTCCACGCACGGCGAGATTCCGAAAATCGTCATTGCGCCGAGCACGGCAGAGGAGGCCTTTTACGATACGGTTGAAGCCTTCAACTTGGCGGAAGAATATCAATGCCCTGTGATCATTCTGACCGATTTGCAGCTTTCTCTTGGCAAGCAGACAGTGGAACCGCTCGATTACAGCAAGGTGGAGATCCGGCGTGGCAAACTGCTTGCCGGCCAAGAATTGCCGCCGATCCAGGGGAATTTCAAACGCTATGAGATAACTGAGGATGGCATCTCCCCGCGTGTTGTGCCCGGACAGAAATACGGGATTCACCACGTCACAGGGGTGGAACACAGTGAAACAGGCAGCCCCTCTGAGGCTCCCGAAAACCGCAAGAAAATGATGGAAAAGCGTCTTCGCAAGCTGCAACACCTGCGCTTTGCTTCACCCCTGTATGTAGATGCCAAACACGAAGAAGCGGATATCCTGTTTGTCGGTATCAATTCGACCCGCGGGACGATACAAGAAGCGAAGGAACGGCTGGAAAAAGAGGGATTGAAAGTCAATCACGTCCATGTCCGGCTGGTTCATCCATTCCCGACTGAACAAATGAAACCGTACGTTGAAAAGGCCAAAATGGTCATGGTCGTCGAAAACAACGCAACGGGGCAGTTGGCCAATCAAATCAAGCTGCACGTCGGCCACGCAGAGAAGGTGAAGAACATCCTCAAATATGACGGCAACCCCTTCTTGCCAAAAGAGATCGAATCACAGGCAAAGGCTCTGTTCACCCTTGAAAAGGAGCTGATTTAAGATGGCAACCGTAAAAGATTTTCGGAACAACATCAAACCCAACTGGTGTCCGGGATGCGGGGATTTTTCAGTACAGGCTGCCATTCAGCGGGCCTGTGCCAACCTGGGCCTGGAGCCGGAGCAGGTGGCGATCATTTCAGGAATCGGGTGTTCTGGCAGAATTTCGGGATATATCAATGCGTACGGATTCCATGGCGTTCACGGGCGCGCCTTGCCGCTTGCACAGGGAGTGAAACTGGCCAACCGCGAGCTGACGGTAATCGCAGCCGGCGGCGACGGCGACGGGTTTGCCATCGGCTTGAACCACACGATTCACGCCATGCGGAGAAACATCGACATCACCTATATTGTCATGGACAACCAGGTGTATGGCCTGACAAAAGGGCAAACCTCTCCGCGAAGCCAAACCGGTTTTGTCACCAAAAGCACGCCGCAGGGGGCGATCGAACAGCCGATCGCGCCAATCGAGATGGCCCTTGCGTCCGGAGCAAGCTTTGTGGCTCAAGGGTTTTCCAGCAACGTCAAGCAATTGACCAGTTTGATTGAGCAGGCCATTCAGCACCGTGGGTTCTCCTTTGTCAATGTCTTCAGCCCATGTGTCACCTACAACAAAATCAATACCTACGACTGGTTCCGGCAGAACATCGTGGAGTTGGGTGACGACTATGAGCCTTACGATCGTCAAAAGGCGCTGCAAGTGGTCCATGAGACCAATGGCCTGGTCACCGGATTGTTGTATGTCAACCGGGACGCCAAGCCCTATGAAGACTTGCTGCAGGGCTATTCCGATGTTCCGCTTGTCCATGCCGACTTGACGGTGGCGCCGGAACAATTTCAGGAGCTGCTGGAAGAGTTTGTATAACACGGCGGAGATACGCCCAAAGAACAGCCGTTCGCATGAACGGCTGTTCTTTTTTGGTCGACTTTCAAGTGCAGATCCAGTATAATGTGGAGTGTTATCCGGGCAGCAAAGTCCGGATTCGGGCATCAAAGATGGCGTTACAGACGGTTTGGAAAGGATTCGAGGCAGGTCGATCGATTTTCATAGAAATTTTCATAGAACCGGAATTTGATGTAGAAAGGGTGAGTCAGATGACGATTTTGATTACCCCGGATCAACTGAAAGCAAAAAAGCGGGGAAAAGAAGAGGTCCAGATTCACCGGTTTGAATCCATTCCGCCGGAGTTAAGAGAACTCGGTAAAGGAAAGAAATATCTGATCCGGACCTATGGATGTCAAATGAATGTCCATGACAGCGAGACAATGGCCGGTCTTCTGGAGATGATGGGGTATCAGGAGACAATGGACGAAGCGCAGGCAGATTTGATTCTCTTTAATACCTGCGCGATCCGTGAAAACGCGGAGGACAAGGTTTTTGGAGAGCTCGGCCGCCTGAAGCCGCTCAAGACCACTCATCCAGGATTGATTCTGGGAGTATGCGGCTGCATGGCGCAGGAGGAAACAGTGGTCCAGCGGATCCTGCAAACCTATCCGCACGTTGATCTGGTGTTCGGAACCCACAATATCCACCGCCTGCCCTATCTTCTGAAGGAGGCGCTGTACAGCAAGGAAATGGTGGTGGAGGTTTGGTCCAAGGAAGGAGATATTGTTGAACAGCTGCCCAAGGCTCGCCGCGAGTCGTTAAGGGCATGGGTGAATATCATGTACGGGTGCGACAAGTTTTGCACCTACTGCATCGTCCCCTACACGCGCGGCAAGGAACGAAGCCGTCTTCCTCAGGATGTGCTGGACGAGGTGCGTCACCTGGCGCGTCAGGGGTACAAGGAGATCACGCTGCTTGGACAAAACGTCAACGCCTATGGCAAAGATTTTACCGACATCCGATATGACTTTGCCGACTTGCTGGATGACGTGCGCAAAATCGGGATTCCGCGCGTTCGTTTTACGACCAGCCATCCAAAGGATTTTGATGATCGGCTGATCGAAGTGCTGGCCAAAGGAGGCAATCTGGTTGAGCACATCCACTTGCCGGTTCAGTCCGGCAACACCACGGTCCTCAAGCGGATGGCTCGCAAATATACCCGGGAAGATTACTTGCGGCTGGTTGAAAAGATCAAGAAGGCGATTCCAGGCGTCGTCCTGACCACCGATATCATTGTCGGTTTCCCCGGCGAGACGGAGGAACAGTTTGCCGACACGCTTTCGCTGGTCAAAGAAGTGGAGTTTGATTCCGCATATACCTTTATTTACTCTCCCCGTCCCGGAACACCGGCTGCCAAATACGAAGACGATGTTCCTCTCGAGGAGAAGAAGGAAAGACTGGAAAGGCTCAATCAGCTGCAAGGCGAGATCAGCCGCCGGAAAAACGAGCAGCTGCGCGGAAAAATTGTTGAGGTGCTGGTGGAAGGGGAAAGCAAAACCAATGCCGACGTTTTGAGCGGACGGACACGCACCAATAAGCTGGTTCATTTTAAGGGACCCAAACATCTGATTGGTCAATTTGTATCCGTTAAAATCACCCAGCCCCAAACCTGGACGCTCAAGGGAGAATGGCTCGAAACACCAGAATACGGAGTGTTGGAGGCGGTGCAGTGATGGACAAAACAGAAGAGCGCATGCCGTCCGCCGGCAACGGCGACGCGGATACGCAAACGGTTTCGATGCAAGAGATTATGGAAAAGGCCCGCCAATTGGCCGACCTGATTGTGCGATCGGAAGAGGTGGACTTCTATCGGCGAGCGGAGCAGCAAATCAAGCGAAGCCAAAAGGTCCAATCGTTGATCGCCCAGATCAAACGAAAGCAAAAAGAGCTGGTTCACGCCAAGCATTTGAACAAAGAACAACTGGCGGCCCAACTGGAACAGGAACTGGAAAGGCTGCAGGATGAGCTGGATGAGATCCCGATTGTGGCAGAATTTAAGGAATCCCAATTGGAAATCAACGATCTGCTGCAGATGGTGACCAACGTGATCGCCAACACGATTTCGGAAAAAATCATTCTTTCAACCGGAGGCGATCCGTTGACGGGAGAGACGGGTTTGATGCCGCTTGAAGACGAGAAAAAGTAAAGGGTACCGAATAAGATGTGGCAGGACGATTCACCCATGACAGATGCCCTGCATACAATTGTACTGAAGAATTGTATGGAGGAGGTTGAATATGTCAGCTGCCACCCAACGGTACCATTGTCGAGAAATCTTTGCAAAGGCGATATGTGGCAAGGGCCGGAAATTCTCCCAATCCACGCATACGGTATCCCCGTTGACCCCACCGGTGCACATTCTGGGCGCTTGGGTGATCAATCACAAGTATAAAGCGGTAAAATCGGGAGATTTTGTGGAAATTGTCGGTTCCTACGATCTTAACGTATGGTACGCTTGTGAGAAAAATACCAAGACAGAAGTCGCCAACGAGACTGTATCCTATGTGGATCACGTCCCCCTTTCGTTTATGGACGGGAACATGAAGGACAACGACGTGCAGGTGCTGGTGACGCCGACGCTGGAACCCAACTGCATTGACGCGTATCTTTCGCCGAATGGGACCAATTTTGTCATTGAAGTGGAACGGGAATTTCTCGTGGAGATCATCGGTGAAACGAAACTTTCGGTTCTGGTCTGCGCCAGTGACGAGGATTTTGTTGACAAGGATTTTGAGCTGGATTTCATGGAAGAAGATCTTCCGAATGATCTATCCGATGAGGAAGATGAGGCAGATTTGCTTTTATAACTAAAGATGAACGTTTTTGGAATGCCCTTTTAAGAGAGCCCCTATCTGCAGCGAAGGGACTCTTTTTTCACGAGGCATTCTTTTTTTTCATACTTTAGAATGGAATGATGAACCATTAACCCTGGCGACAAAAGCATTCCCTGTGAGCTCCACGCGGAGAAGCAGGTGGCGTGCGCTCCGGTGGCAGCTACAAAAGGGAGGGGAGAAGTTGCAAGGCTTTCTGCTCCACCAAAATAAAATGGAACTGGCAAAAAAAGCCCGTGAAGAAGGGTTAATGGAAGGGGGAACCATACCAGCCCAAATCCAACCTGATGTTTTGATTCAATGGGATAAGTTTCCGTTTACGAAGCATGCCAATATGATCTTGCTCAATCGCCAACAGGCAGTGCGTCAGGCGATGGATCCCCATCTGCGGACGGAGATTTTGAAATTGAACGGGATACCGACCATTTCTCTTGACAAATCGATTCGTTTTGCCCGGAGGTATTATGTCATTTTGTTTCAGTACCAGGTGCTGGGTGTCTATTTGTTTCAAAAGGCAACGCTCTGGCGTACTGGGGAAGAGAAGTCCCGATTGCAAAGGGGAACGTTCATTTCCAAAAAAAAGTATTCGCCGGAAGTAAAACGCGCCATCCGTCTGGCCACCGATGCGCTTTATGCACTGGGTTTAGATTTTGCCGGGGTCTGGATTGGCGTTCCATCATCCCGTTCCATGATGGTCATGGACATGGATCCGACTCCGAAACATACACCCGCGCTTTTGGGACGATACGTACGGACCTTTGCCCGGTATTGCCAGACCATGCGCGTGCCAGATGAGATTCTCCTGGGTACCGACGTTGAATTTTTGCTGATGAATCGTGCCGGGAAGCTGGTTCCGGCCTCCCAATTTATGTCGTATCGGGGCAGGGTGGGCCACGATGC
It encodes:
- a CDS encoding 2-oxoglutarate ferredoxin oxidoreductase subunit alpha, which encodes MIDQLSWKVGGQQGEGIDSTGEIFAAALNRQGYYLYGYRHFSSRIKGGHTNSKIRVSTRLIRSISDDLDILVAFDQETIDVNHHELRQGGVIIADAKFSPKLPENAIPGIRLYAVPLTEIAEQHGTSLMKNMVAVGASSALLGLDPEIFREVLEGLFSRKGKQVVENNMQALLEGAAFIKEHASDVLGEFKLQPGDGKRRLFMIGNDAISLGAIAAGCRIMAAYPITPASDIMEYLAKKLPKFGGTVIQTEDEIAAMNLVIGAAYAGVRAMTASAGPGLSLKTEAIGLAGMTETPVVIVDTQRGGPSTGLPTKTEQSDINAMIYSTHGEIPKIVIAPSTAEEAFYDTVEAFNLAEEYQCPVIILTDLQLSLGKQTVEPLDYSKVEIRRGKLLAGQELPPIQGNFKRYEITEDGISPRVVPGQKYGIHHVTGVEHSETGSPSEAPENRKKMMEKRLRKLQHLRFASPLYVDAKHEEADILFVGINSTRGTIQEAKERLEKEGLKVNHVHVRLVHPFPTEQMKPYVEKAKMVMVVENNATGQLANQIKLHVGHAEKVKNILKYDGNPFLPKEIESQAKALFTLEKELI
- a CDS encoding 2-oxoacid ferredoxin oxidoreductase (catalyzes the coenzyme A dependent formation of succinyl-CoA from 2-oxoglutarate and ferredoxin) gives rise to the protein MATVKDFRNNIKPNWCPGCGDFSVQAAIQRACANLGLEPEQVAIISGIGCSGRISGYINAYGFHGVHGRALPLAQGVKLANRELTVIAAGGDGDGFAIGLNHTIHAMRRNIDITYIVMDNQVYGLTKGQTSPRSQTGFVTKSTPQGAIEQPIAPIEMALASGASFVAQGFSSNVKQLTSLIEQAIQHRGFSFVNVFSPCVTYNKINTYDWFRQNIVELGDDYEPYDRQKALQVVHETNGLVTGLLYVNRDAKPYEDLLQGYSDVPLVHADLTVAPEQFQELLEEFV
- a CDS encoding tRNA (N6-isopentenyl adenosine(37)-C2)-methylthiotransferase MiaB, with the translated sequence MALQTVWKGFEAGRSIFIEIFIEPEFDVERVSQMTILITPDQLKAKKRGKEEVQIHRFESIPPELRELGKGKKYLIRTYGCQMNVHDSETMAGLLEMMGYQETMDEAQADLILFNTCAIRENAEDKVFGELGRLKPLKTTHPGLILGVCGCMAQEETVVQRILQTYPHVDLVFGTHNIHRLPYLLKEALYSKEMVVEVWSKEGDIVEQLPKARRESLRAWVNIMYGCDKFCTYCIVPYTRGKERSRLPQDVLDEVRHLARQGYKEITLLGQNVNAYGKDFTDIRYDFADLLDDVRKIGIPRVRFTTSHPKDFDDRLIEVLAKGGNLVEHIHLPVQSGNTTVLKRMARKYTREDYLRLVEKIKKAIPGVVLTTDIIVGFPGETEEQFADTLSLVKEVEFDSAYTFIYSPRPGTPAAKYEDDVPLEEKKERLERLNQLQGEISRRKNEQLRGKIVEVLVEGESKTNADVLSGRTRTNKLVHFKGPKHLIGQFVSVKITQPQTWTLKGEWLETPEYGVLEAVQ
- a CDS encoding master regulator for biofilm formation; the encoded protein is MQEIMEKARQLADLIVRSEEVDFYRRAEQQIKRSQKVQSLIAQIKRKQKELVHAKHLNKEQLAAQLEQELERLQDELDEIPIVAEFKESQLEINDLLQMVTNVIANTISEKIILSTGGDPLTGETGLMPLEDEKK
- a CDS encoding spore coat protein; the encoded protein is MSAATQRYHCREIFAKAICGKGRKFSQSTHTVSPLTPPVHILGAWVINHKYKAVKSGDFVEIVGSYDLNVWYACEKNTKTEVANETVSYVDHVPLSFMDGNMKDNDVQVLVTPTLEPNCIDAYLSPNGTNFVIEVEREFLVEIIGETKLSVLVCASDEDFVDKDFELDFMEEDLPNDLSDEEDEADLLL